TTTCCGGCAAACAAGCTCATCAACCAAAGCAAAACAGAATCTTCACTTATACTACTCCGGAGGGAAGACGGAGAACAAGCTGCCCTCCAAAGACACTGCAAAATATAAATGATTATATAAGTAAACATTAACAATGTTTCGGTAGACTATAGTATTAGTTATTGTACTTGTATACCACACATTATAATGTATTTGTAACCAACCTCTTAATATAATAGTAACAGAAGTCTGCTAAAATGAAAGTTTGGACAATTTCCGAAATAAGAACCATGGAGGGCCACAATCCGTAACCCAGGGCTACCAGCAAGTGTCCTCGACTGTCTAAAACCTGTTGAAAGCAGTAGGAATGAATTAATATCTGAATGCAATTGCCCTCACAATAATTTACAATGACACTTCTCCAATCAGCATCATACAGAGATTTCCCCTCCATGCAGAATTACTTATGTTGACATAAAATGCAGCTAACTGAAATGACATATATGAACATCTAGAACCAGACTCATCTAGGCAATATGCAATCAATTCGACCTTCAGGATCATTCATCAAGCAGACTCAAGTTGTCTATTATTTCTAAAGCAGACAAAATTTAACCACAGACTAGCATCCAATTAATGCTCCAAGTAGGCCTCAATTTCAAAATTGCTAAACATTAATAAAAAGATAACCAAAATCAATCACAATCAAGTCACAAGATCAAACCTGGAGAACCCAGTGAGCACAGCTGAGGAACCTTGCAACACCCAGTGCAAATACATAATGAGCTGTGAAAGGCTCAACAATCTGTAAGCACGAAGATGAGTTAGAGATGGTAATCTTATAAATAAACCTTCTGAATGTTTATCTATCATTAAGTAATTTATACCTTGGTATTTTGCATCACTCGCAGCTGGGGTAGAACTGAAACAGCTTCTAGATATACACAGAATGCCCAGAAAATCCGGTTCACTAGATTATGAGAAGTAGAGGGGTGAATAAATAGGGCCAGTGCAGCACATGGGACAAGCTGCATTCAAACTCAAAAGTCAGGTTATGACTTCAAGAATGTGCTCAGAATATCCACTTGAGCAACAAAGAAGACAGTTGTGCAATTAATATGTATGTCCATGCGTTGCAACAAGAACAAGCTAATAATTTTCTTCAATTGGTTACATAACAGTATTTATTAAATCAAAACAAGAGGGATGAGGTGCAAGGTGACTTTCACATTGGAATTCGAAACAAACAGCACTAAGAACAACTGAAGACAAATGAGAACTCAATAGATAGAAGACCAGCACTGATCTAAAGAGCAACACGTGAAAAAGGAAAGAGAACAAAGCATCTCAAATAATACGCAGATGTCTTATTTAAGAAACAGAgattgaaaagaaataaaatttaatattttttaagaaTATGCAGATCTCCAAACCAACAGGAAATCCCTGACAACTACCATCATAGATAGGAGAAAAATATTTAGCAATCTGCTTCTGTAAGCATACCAAGCACTTTCAAGATTATATACACCTCAGATGATAGAGAGCGTTGGCTCTACTGCAAAACATGGCCATCTATTGACTAGGAAAACAAGAAAAACAGGATATATGGTCCATTCCTAAATTCAACAATATGTAGGACAGGGCTGCATACACATAATTGCAAGTAAATAAAAGTTCATATGACTGATGAAAACTCACAACATAATATAAAGCAAAGTTGTCCTTGTCTTCCATGTAGCTGGACTTTAGTTTGAAACGGATCATataaattacccataaagttgtTGCCAATGTGGCTAAATCAAGTAGCGTATGTATATCATATTCCATGACAAAGCTACAATACAGCCTAACAGCTAAAAAAATAGCTGTTAGTTCTTGGGATTTGAGCGATAGCCCTGCAAccattcaaaattttttattgaatgaGTAAAATCAATATTTTTGCCAACAAAGACTTTCTTCGCATGCTTAACCAATAATCTAGGGTTACCTAATTCAATCATTTATGTCGTGTAAACAGTTGACCAAGACTAATAGGCATACAGCATTTTAACAACCAAAAAGTATTAAGCATGCCAGGATTGTCATAGATGTGAGAAAGGGAACAAGTATTGGTGCTCCAAAAACAACATTTATTTATCAATCAAACATTCTTGTCATACGTACAGTTAGGGGAAACCCTAAAAATTGCATTAGATACTCATGCAAAAAGAATTAGCATATTGATTGAACGGGAATATAGTTTCCCATTCCTAATCTGTACGATATTAGTTTCGATCAAATCATACATTGCAGCATACAAGGCCCCTGTAATTCTCTAGTACCTTGCTTGGTTATTTAGCAAGAGAAAGGTTTATTATTACACGAGTAGAAAAACATTTTGTCATAACATAAAGAATAATTAGTACAAACTTAAACTTGAAATTAAAAGGAGAAGTAAAacttagtaaaaaaaaaagatatattCAAAATAAGTTAAAAACTTTCCTCCCCTTTTCTTAAAACAAAAGAAGTCATGTGAGTGACTAAAAATTACCAAGTGAAATTAGTTTATTGCTACCAATGAAGCATAAGAGGCACTTTGCATCAAGAAGAAACCCTTCAATGTAAATTGATATGATACCCTATAATGATTATTAacaccccaaatatatatatatatatatatatataattctagGCATCggaaataaaataatttctcatcAAAGCCTGCCACAAGACCAAACCCAAACCttcaaaattttgcaaattaatcatTACCCTTCATGAGTTCCTTAAATTACTAAATTAGGGTAAAAGCATCCATGTATTAAGTTTAAGCTACAAATTAATCAAAAACAATTCTAATAACAAATCTAGAATTCCTTTATCAAAAAGATTCAAGCTTTATTCGCAATTACCAGCACAAGTCTTCTCCTTAATAAGCTTATAGATAAGGACAGAGATTCCGATGGAGTGGACAGCCTCGGCGGCGACGAAGAGATTGTCATGGTCGTTTACGATGAAACGAAGAAGAACAAGCGCTGCCATCCCCGATACTACCCCCAAAAAAGCCTTCACCTTCGGCGGCTGTCGTCTCACCCACATCGACATCGCGCGGATCGGCCTCTGCTGTACcctcatgttttttttttctttgttctcAAGAAAGAGAGAAAGCGTGGGAAAATTTTGGGATTTGTGGATTGCTAATGCGAGTCTATTGGGGGTTGACGTAAGAATTAATTTTTCTTCTACTAATCTATATCTTAAATTTACTTTAAAAAATTTGAGGGTTTTTTATTGGGTTTGGAATAATGGATCTGAATTAAATTATGTTTGGTGACCAATAATTAAAACTACTTGCCTACAACGTTAAATTAGTGTTAaaacattacaacttggatacgGTAATCAACCAATGTTAACTAAAATCTTGACTTTGGGATATCTCCCTCTGACATCGATGGAGTTTGACCAACAAACAGTTCAAAAGAGAGTTAGCTTACCATCTTTGATCTCCCCCAACACGACCATTCTTTTGTTTTTGTCTTCTTCCTTTTTCATTACCACCACCACTCTTTTGTTACGTTGTTGTTGTTATTTTGCAATTTCTCCATTCCAAAACAAATTTGGAATATCAAATCTACTAAGGTatgttgaattttttaattttttttaatgtattttgaggattttaggagattcataaatgtttaaatattaaaacaattttgaatattttagcaGCGAATCATAGTAATAAAACACGCATTTTAATTATGCCTAGAACTAGGGGAGGTTTAAATGATTCTAACTTCGCCTAAGCATCTCGCCCAATAAACATATTCACCGAAAGACCAATGAAAGGTAGCTCCATTGAACGTTTTATAGAATATAATTTTACTGATTAAAGTATCATAGAGGTCTTTATATAAaaagttagattgtattttattttttatttaaatgtaAAAATTAGTCTTTGTActcttatttaaaatttatctatttttattgttaaaaattagtcTATGTATATCAATATAAGGTATATGTAAAACATCATATGTTATTATCGGTTATTTTATCAATCACACTAATTTTAACCGtgtaaatgaatgaaattttaacatAAAGGATCAATTTACTTTTAATCTAATGTAAaataactaatttatttattttattagtagagaaaataaaatataattcatcttttaatataaaaataatttctatagTAATTTTCTCACTTCAATTTTTTTAGATAATATAAATATTCCAATAATACTTTTACCtacttttactttttttaaaagtaaaaaccaATGTGTTACTGTAACTAATACACGTAACATCTCCTACTTTTACCCATTTCTATCTTTAtagtactttttatttttatttttaagtaaaaaaaaaacacgGTGTAACATCTCCTAGTAAGATTTTTCCTAGCCCTTAAGATGGTTGTTGCATAGATGCGTAATCACGGACCTTTGTTAATGACTGGTTCGCCGAAATGTCAGCTGCATTGTTAGCTTCACGAAAAACATGTTGAATTTGCGTCTGTCATTGTCTACTCAGTTCCTTTATGTTCCTCATTATAGCCAAATTATTGCCCACGGTATTTTCCCCATTCACCATTCTAGCTACTGCCAAACTATCACTCTCCACCAGTACCTTGCAAAACCCACTACCCCAGCCTATAATTTAAAGGGTaagtatattaaaattaataatatatacaaagtatattaatttcacgatttttatttacttcatatTTAATTAGTGCTTAAACTTACAAATAGTAACTTAAATTGATATTCCTTTTAGATATTTGTTTGATTAACGTTCATAATAATATGTAGCAGTTTCACATTTTgacacataataaaaataaaaatatatatgtttaataaattttaattattttatttttaacctttcataatattttaattattaattttataaaatttaaaaattatttataattctgaaataattttgtataattatttaataatatttaaaaatcacTCTAGAATGAATCGGATAAAAGTTTATCCCTTTTATTTGAACATAGACAATCATTTGCTTAAATTCATTATGgatgttttaataattttagtaagttcaatatttctataaattttaataaattttaaataatttcctATGATTTTATTAGATTCATCTTGGTtgtgatttttaaataattattaaaagattatttatttttgggttcttataatttaaaatatttgttaacaTAGCATTTTGTCATTACTCATCCATTAATTTCACGTCagttaaaaaaatttgaaaaaagaaaaatagatgGCCAATTTGCACTATTTTTTTACGTACGGgggctaatttgcccattttttagtATAAGtgataaaatgtaattttactccTAATACAAATATCTCGATGGTACTTTTACTGACCTTAGACTTGACATTAAACTTGTCCATGGACAAAGTAGCCTACTCCACTCAGCCCCACTTGGGCAAAATTCTTTGTCTTTAGGTAAACTCGAATTTAAATTAagcattttaaaatattatttaaatttaattataaaatttataaatataaaataatatttaatttttaaacaatAATATGAATTTTTTGCTTTGGATTTGAGACTAGGCTTCAACTTAACTCATAGATACCTCGACTTGATACATATCAATTGTAAGAACATGCTTCAAATTTTGCTTGTCCAACTTCTCTAAAACTCTATAAATCACTTTTTCGATTTTTATCATATCCTTTCACACATTCAAACCCTAAATCGATGAAAACACTTAAAACTTTTGAAATAGAACTCAATTTATTGTATGAGTTTTtttccaagattatgttgttaGTGTTATTAAAAATTGTTCTTAAATATGTTGTATGTAATTATTATTGTCATATAGTAAATTAGTGTTATCGTTGTTGGATTATATATTATTaagaattattaattttattagtaTTATTCCTAATATTAATAATCCTCAAATGATAAGATGGGGAATCGATTTATCGACCTAGTCCATTATAATGGAACAATTAATTCGACCAAGATAGTTATCATATTTGTTCAAAAATACAAGTAGAGGAGTGTTTGAAAAATACAGAAGGATATATATAGGGCTGTACAATGTATTTGCAAAACTTAGATGATAATGACAATAGAATCATATTGACAACAATGAATAGACCTATCCAAATGCTAGAGTTGACGACCCCATTTCCATTTACAATAATTTAAAAGAGCATTCACAAGGACTGATTTAAGTATCCAGGGAGAGCCCTTTGATCAGGCAGCTTTATTGaaaatttcagatctaatgacaCCTTTCAAGTGCAAGAAATAAATGGCAGTCTAGTAGACAATGATACAAGTTTGAAAGCCAAATTCTACCACTTTCAAAGTAACATTGAAACAAAAGTAACTAATCAAGTAGAGGGTTTGAGGTACTTCAGAAGTAACACACGAAGACAATTAAAAGCAAAAAGAAGATGATATGAATCTTTCTTAGCTGGTCATATTTATAGAAGACATGATTGTAATCTTTATCAACGTGCTTATTTTACATTTAATAGTTAAAATATTGTGCCCATAGTTCTTGGTTTGTTCCTCTGTCCCTCAGAAACAACTTATTGCCATTTTAAACTCTTAGTCTTTTGGGATTAGACTAAATCATTGTCATGAGTTTCCCTAGCATGAAAGTGAACTGTAGCACCGCATCTTATCAGACTAGTTCTTATTTTCCACTACATTTTACTTTCAGGCAGTATATACTTGTATATCTTCAAGGAGCACTAGGCAGAAACAGGTGTTTTTCAATTAGTGAATTTACCTTCTATTAAAGAAAGAAATTGTGGATACTGTTCCTTTTCCCATGCTTTTATTAGTACAGAGCTCAAAAGCCatgaaaaggaagaaaacaagACAAAACTCAGCAAAGTCTTAGAAAATACATATCTCAGTTACATTACTATGCTATCACGTGCCTTTGCCGCGAAATCAGTTTAAACTGGAAGTGGAAGTCTCAAAATTTCCAGGACTACTGTAAGTTCACTATTCAGAGTGGTTTGAACTGTTGATTCTGCCCGTCAGTCAAGCTAATTTGTCGTCTGAGCTTAGCAATATGAGCTTGTACCTACACATTCCAGTTAAAATATCCAAACATTTGAATTTCTTGACATCTCTATGTGATAATGGTCCAATTATTTTGAAAAGACGTGGGTGAACAAGTTTGTGAACAAACCAAATGTAACTGGAAGCAGAAAAAATAAAGATGCTTCGCATttcacatttcacatttcaagaatATGAAACTCATCCTAGGAAGTAAATCATGCTTGCTTACTTGCTGACGAGCAGCTACAAGTTGTAACAGCTCATCTGCTTCAGAGAAATTCAAGAACCACTGGCCTAGGGGATGGTCCTTGGTGTCACCTCTCTTCTTTTTACTTTCATCTTCAGTTGATATTGCAAGCAATTTAGAAGTATCCCCATGAAACATAAGCATAACACCAAACAAAAAACTTCAAAGGGAAGGCATAGGAATAAACCTGGGGGTGGTAAAGTACGTAACACCAGCTGGTAACCTGGGGAAGGTTACTGCTAGTTGATTCTGCCCAAAAAAAAGTGAAGTTCACCCATGTCTTTTAGAGAAAACTTGTTGTGAAGCTGCTTGATGACCTGGCTGATTTCTTTAAATGAGCTACCTGTCACAACTATATCATTTACATACACCATTAGAAAAATTGTTGAGGCATCAGTCAATCGAAAAAATAGTGATGGATCAGCTTTAGAAGCTTGAAAACCAAGGTGTTTCACCAAAATTTGCCTCAAggcatgaaactagactcgaggGGTCTGTTTTAAACCATACAATGCCTTGTTTAATTTACACACAAACTATTTTCTACTGGCTTCGTGCATCTCAAAACCTGGTGGTTGATCCATATAAATTTTCTCAGTTAATGTGCCATTAAGGAAAGCATTATTCACATCAACTTGCCTTAACACCCATCCATTAATAACACCAATTACCAAAatagtatatattgttataactCGAACCACAGGGCTAAAAGTATCAAAAAATCAGAATCAGCATGTTGAAAGAACCCCTTAGCCACTAGTCTTGCTTTATACCTATCCACAGACCCATCAATCTTATTCTTCACTCTGAAGAACCACTTACAACCAATTGGTCTTCTAAAAGGTGAGAGAGGGTAAAGGCTCCAAGTATTATTCATGAGAAGAGCTTGTAACTCACTGTTCACTGCACCTTATCAGTGAGACAAGCTCATTGCTTTATGAATATCAATAGTTACAATAGCAGATGAACCAGCaatgtaacatcttgaaataaggcctagtcggaacagtggtttctggaccacaaatttgatgagaaaaatttcatttttattatatttttatggtctacgatttcacagaataatttcgtgaaaattttgttcgaaatttTTGacgtttgatctgtcaacaagtaaaagctgagcatcaagtgccttcaggattattcCAACCGGTAatggtacctgagtggaaatgggataagattaccatggattttgtaaccggtttgcctctgactcctaaaaagaaggatgctgtctgggtagtggttgataggttaacaaagtcggctcactttataccggtacgtgccgattactcacttgataaattagttgaattatatattgctgaaa
This window of the Gossypium arboreum isolate Shixiya-1 chromosome 12, ASM2569848v2, whole genome shotgun sequence genome carries:
- the LOC108476620 gene encoding uncharacterized protein LOC108476620 — its product is MRVQQRPIRAMSMWVRRQPPKVKAFLGVVSGMAALVLLRFIVNDHDNLFVAAEAVHSIGISVLIYKLIKEKTCAGLSLKSQELTAIFLAVRLYCSFVMEYDIHTLLDLATLATTLWVIYMIRFKLKSSYMEDKDNFALYYVLVPCAALALFIHPSTSHNLVNRIFWAFCVYLEAVSVLPQLRVMQNTKIVEPFTAHYVFALGVARFLSCAHWVLQVLDSRGHLLVALGYGLWPSMVLISEIVQTFILADFCYYYIKSVFGGQLVLRLPSGVV